DNA from Lentilitoribacter sp. Alg239-R112:
ATTTCATCAGTATATATATGAGATAGAACTGAAGAGCCGCCACCTGTTTCGCCTTCAAATGCAGTATTGAACTCTCGGGCAGCAAAGAGATTAGAAATCCATGTTGTGTTTGGTGTGAAGACGCCAGGCTTTGTAAATGTGGCACCGAGTTTAAAGTCCAGTTGATTTACATTAAAGCTCGAACCTAGTCCCCCAATTTCACCCTCAACCCGAAGTCGCTCTGCTTTGCCCAACAGGTTTCTATGTAGCCAGAAAGCACTCAAGCCCACACCATCTGTAGATGAGAGCGTTGCTCCCAAACCTACTCGACGCGGTTTCTTTTCCTTAACTGACGCATTTATTGGTATCGAACCATCGGAGTTCATATTCTCACCAGTTTCAACTTTTCGAACTGAAAACACATCAAGCTTATCAAGGCGTTTCTTCGCACGTTCGATATCATCAGGATCATATTCTTGGCCCGACCGCAAACCAATCATATATTCGATGAAATCCCGATCAACATTTTCCGCACCATCAACGGTAACGCCGCCATAAGTTGCTTTCAAACCTGGGTCGATACTCAGACTAACATTGAGTATATTCTCATCATGGTGGGCTTTCACACTTTGGGTGCCAATTTTGGCGTTCGGATATCCTTGCTGCCGCCAGCGCTCTATCTCAAACCGGGCAGCAGAGCCAACATGACCCGCTTTTGCAATATCCCCCGTGGCAACAAACAATGAAGTTGGTCGCTCAACGATGTCACCTTTATCAGTGGTATCAGGTGCCTGATTGAAAATTTCGAACTTGCCAAACCGATAGATATTGCCGGAATCCACCTTGATTTGGACTGTAGAATTATTAGGAATCTCGTCACCGGGCTTCAGGTCAGAAGCTTGCCGTCCATTGACACGAATAGAAATCTCGCCACCGTAAAAACCTTCATTATAAAGGCCAGCCAATATTCGTCGATAATCGCCTTTCGCACGTGTAATCAATCCCGCAGCACCGGCAACTGCCTTATCCTCTCCTCGGACAAGCTCAGAGGTTGATTTTAAGGAGTTTTCCAAATCCTGGGAGGCAACACCATGGACAGTAAACTGAACGGTATAACTTTTTGGATCAATAACATCCGCGTTGTCACCCTCGGCATTTTTACAAGAACCACTTAAACAAAAGCCAAATAATTCCAGC
Protein-coding regions in this window:
- a CDS encoding autotransporter assembly complex family protein, producing the protein MTKSRKAMLASWIIMLNVVALPQAGALELFGFCLSGSCKNAEGDNADVIDPKSYTVQFTVHGVASQDLENSLKSTSELVRGEDKAVAGAAGLITRAKGDYRRILAGLYNEGFYGGEISIRVNGRQASDLKPGDEIPNNSTVQIKVDSGNIYRFGKFEIFNQAPDTTDKGDIVERPTSLFVATGDIAKAGHVGSAARFEIERWRQQGYPNAKIGTQSVKAHHDENILNVSLSIDPGLKATYGGVTVDGAENVDRDFIEYMIGLRSGQEYDPDDIERAKKRLDKLDVFSVRKVETGENMNSDGSIPINASVKEKKPRRVGLGATLSSTDGVGLSAFWLHRNLLGKAERLRVEGEIGGLGSSFNVNQLDFKLGATFTKPGVFTPNTTWISNLFAAREFNTAFEGETGGGSSVLSHIYTDEISVEGGGFYEYSRFKDAFGTRNFSTLGLTGNVTFDGRDSKIEPTDGIFAKLDAKPFYETKFKNAGARVNAEVRAYYAVDKEAKTVLAARAKIGTLVGPTRSEVPTNFLYLAGGGGSARGFGFNNIGITDNSGNVSGGRSVLETSVELRQKLNDSFGVVAFTDAAVVGKDPIIDFSQDFRVSAGLGVRYYTGLGPIRVDLAVPINPKSGDPKFGIFAGIGQAF